A single window of Streptomyces cathayae DNA harbors:
- a CDS encoding VOC family protein, with the protein MRIHLTSAFVDDQEKALRFYTEVLGFVKKHDVPLGEDRWLTVVSAEEPDGTQLLLEPSRHPVVAAYKTGLAADGIPAVSFAVDNVHAEFDRLRGLGVQFTQEPLEMGQVTTAVLDDTCGNLIQIVHSK; encoded by the coding sequence ATGAGGATTCACCTGACCAGCGCCTTCGTCGACGACCAGGAGAAGGCCCTGCGCTTCTACACCGAGGTGCTGGGCTTCGTGAAGAAGCACGACGTCCCGCTGGGCGAGGACCGGTGGCTGACCGTGGTCTCGGCGGAGGAGCCCGACGGGACCCAGCTGCTGCTCGAGCCCTCCCGCCATCCCGTGGTGGCGGCGTACAAGACGGGACTGGCCGCGGACGGCATCCCGGCCGTCTCCTTCGCCGTGGACAACGTCCACGCAGAGTTCGACCGGCTGCGCGGGCTCGGAGTGCAGTTCACCCAGGAGCCGCTCGAAATGGGCCAGGTCACCACTGCGGTCCTGGACGACACCTGCGGCAACCTAATCCAGATCGTGCACAGCAAGTAG
- a CDS encoding ArsR/SmtB family transcription factor, with product MAEDVFKALADPTRRRILDELAERDGQTLFEICTRLVTKHGLGLSRQAISQHLAVLESAGLVRSRRQGRYKFHDLNTAPLEHIVTRWLRPDSPESTP from the coding sequence ATGGCGGAGGACGTCTTCAAGGCGTTGGCCGACCCGACCCGTCGGCGCATCCTCGATGAGCTGGCGGAACGGGACGGCCAGACACTGTTCGAAATATGCACACGGCTGGTGACCAAGCACGGCCTGGGGTTGTCCCGCCAGGCCATCAGCCAGCACCTGGCCGTACTGGAATCCGCGGGACTGGTCCGTTCACGGCGCCAGGGCCGCTACAAGTTCCACGATCTGAACACCGCACCCCTTGAGCACATCGTGACCCGGTGGCTCAGGCCCGACAGTCCGGAGAGCACCCCATGA
- a CDS encoding glycosyltransferase family 39 protein: MLLTIALGLWGIRRKNTMWGDESVTYQLAHRDLSQIWLTAQHVDLVHALHYAVMHEIFGLFGAGLLSLRLPSVLAMSAAASAVGLLGLRLAGPRVGLLAGLVFPLLPQVQKYTQEGRSYAMVCALVAWATYALVVGVTRHARWRWAVYGCTMLLACLLHEFAVLALVAHGVALVVSRVPRPVLRAWGVTAASVVAGLLPLAVRSAEQSAQVSWIDVPVRLPEFLAAAVVGVACALAPVATRGPVRLPVLAVPIVVLPCLLLLIASLVKPLFVDRYVLYSNIGIALLVGACMDHFHQQRKSSRNAAVAGVAAVAVLAALVLTGLWLRTPQSRSNDVTAIGATVREVGRTGDGLLYLSGQHRIWTAANPEDTRFLTDLALAQDPVSSNTLAGVELPAQDIAARMLEFDRIVTVRDPAGAHSPTNPQEQAKTSTLRRHFREHGTTHVNGARVTVYVRDHEPSPKAGPGFNRPGASG, from the coding sequence ATGCTGCTGACCATCGCTCTGGGACTCTGGGGCATCCGCAGGAAGAACACCATGTGGGGGGACGAGTCCGTCACCTACCAGCTCGCGCACCGCGACCTTTCGCAGATATGGCTCACCGCCCAGCATGTCGATCTGGTCCATGCCCTCCACTACGCCGTGATGCATGAGATCTTCGGTCTCTTCGGCGCAGGACTGCTGTCGTTGCGGCTGCCGTCCGTGCTGGCGATGTCCGCGGCGGCGAGCGCAGTCGGGCTGCTGGGCCTGCGTCTGGCGGGGCCGCGTGTCGGGCTGCTGGCCGGGCTGGTGTTTCCGCTCCTTCCTCAGGTGCAGAAGTACACGCAGGAAGGCCGCTCGTACGCCATGGTCTGCGCCCTGGTCGCCTGGGCCACCTATGCGCTCGTGGTCGGCGTCACGCGTCACGCCCGATGGCGGTGGGCGGTCTACGGCTGCACCATGCTACTGGCCTGCCTGCTCCATGAGTTCGCGGTTCTCGCCCTGGTCGCACACGGCGTCGCACTGGTCGTCTCCCGTGTTCCGCGACCGGTGCTGAGGGCGTGGGGCGTGACTGCCGCAAGCGTGGTGGCCGGACTGTTGCCGCTGGCGGTCCGCAGTGCGGAGCAGTCCGCGCAGGTGTCCTGGATCGACGTACCGGTGCGGCTTCCTGAATTCCTGGCCGCGGCGGTCGTGGGCGTGGCGTGTGCCCTGGCGCCCGTGGCGACGAGGGGACCCGTGCGGCTCCCTGTGCTGGCTGTGCCGATCGTTGTGCTTCCGTGCCTTCTGCTGCTGATCGCCTCGCTGGTCAAGCCCCTCTTCGTCGATCGGTACGTGCTCTACAGCAACATCGGAATCGCCTTGCTGGTGGGCGCCTGCATGGATCACTTCCACCAGCAGCGGAAGTCGTCCCGCAACGCGGCGGTTGCGGGAGTGGCCGCGGTTGCCGTACTGGCCGCACTCGTCCTGACGGGCCTTTGGCTGAGGACGCCCCAGAGCCGAAGCAATGACGTCACCGCCATCGGCGCCACCGTACGCGAGGTGGGCCGTACCGGCGACGGACTGCTCTATCTCTCCGGCCAGCACCGGATCTGGACCGCGGCCAACCCCGAGGACACCCGTTTCCTGACGGATCTGGCGCTGGCACAGGACCCCGTTTCGTCGAACACACTTGCAGGTGTCGAGCTTCCCGCCCAAGACATAGCGGCACGCATGCTGGAATTCGACCGAATCGTCACGGTCCGCGACCCGGCGGGTGCGCACTCGCCGACCAACCCGCAGGAGCAAGCGAAAACAAGCACCCTGCGGCGCCACTTCCGCGAGCACGGAACAACCCATGTCAACGGGGCGCGAGTCACCGTCTATGTCCGAGACCACGAACCGTCTCCGAAGGCCGGGCCTGGATTCAACAGGCCGGGAGCGAGCGGCTGA
- a CDS encoding PLP-dependent aminotransferase family protein: MHERSSGADLADRLRRELDRYSPGGKLPSSRALVERFRVSPVTVSRALAQLAAEGLVVTRPGAGAFRAARPASPAPAAGDTSWQEVALSAEGAADLVPRSVDASGVLASLAAPAPGVIEFNGGYLHPSLQPERAMAAALSRAGRRPGAWGRPPVEGLVELREWFARSVGGAVTAAGVLITAGGQSALTTALRALAPPGAPVLVESPTYPGMLAVARAAGLRPVPVPVDADGVRPELLADAFRATGARVFVCQPLFQNPTGAVLAPERRGEVLRIAREAGAFIVEDDFVRRLVHEDAGPLPRPLAADDPDGVVVHVCSLTKATSPSFRVSALVAHGPVLERLRAIQIVDTFFVPRPLQEAALELVGSPAWPRHLRSVSAELRARRDTMTTALRLRLPELALPHIPAGGYHLWLCLPDGTGGTSRAFGPGGESALTAAALRAGVAVTPGRPYFSAEPSAAHLRLSFAAVAGTGEIAEGVRRLRTACDEVLGQVGQGRRHFG; the protein is encoded by the coding sequence ATGCATGAGCGTAGCAGCGGTGCTGATCTGGCGGATCGACTGCGGCGAGAGCTGGACCGCTACTCGCCGGGTGGAAAGCTCCCGTCGAGCCGGGCGCTCGTGGAGCGGTTCCGGGTGAGCCCCGTGACCGTCTCGCGGGCACTGGCTCAGCTCGCCGCCGAGGGGCTGGTGGTGACCCGGCCCGGCGCCGGCGCGTTCCGGGCCGCCCGCCCCGCGTCCCCGGCCCCCGCGGCCGGTGACACCTCCTGGCAGGAGGTCGCGCTCAGCGCCGAGGGCGCCGCCGATCTCGTCCCGCGCTCGGTCGACGCCTCCGGCGTCCTGGCCTCGCTCGCCGCCCCGGCGCCCGGCGTGATCGAGTTCAACGGCGGCTATCTGCACCCCTCGCTGCAGCCGGAGCGCGCGATGGCGGCGGCACTGTCCAGGGCCGGGCGCCGGCCGGGAGCCTGGGGGAGACCTCCGGTGGAAGGGCTGGTGGAGCTGCGCGAGTGGTTCGCGCGCAGCGTCGGAGGCGCGGTCACCGCGGCGGGGGTGCTGATCACCGCGGGTGGCCAGTCCGCGCTGACCACCGCCCTGCGCGCGCTCGCCCCGCCCGGCGCCCCCGTCCTCGTGGAGTCACCCACCTACCCCGGCATGCTGGCCGTCGCCCGTGCCGCCGGACTGCGACCGGTGCCCGTGCCCGTGGACGCGGACGGAGTACGACCGGAGCTGCTCGCCGACGCCTTCCGGGCCACCGGCGCCCGGGTCTTCGTCTGCCAGCCCCTGTTCCAGAACCCCACCGGTGCCGTACTCGCCCCCGAACGGCGCGGTGAGGTGCTGCGCATCGCACGCGAGGCGGGCGCGTTCATCGTCGAGGACGACTTCGTCCGGCGCCTGGTCCACGAGGACGCGGGCCCCCTGCCCCGCCCGCTGGCCGCCGACGACCCCGACGGCGTCGTCGTCCACGTCTGCTCACTCACCAAGGCGACCTCGCCGAGCTTCCGGGTGAGCGCCCTCGTCGCGCACGGCCCGGTGCTGGAGCGGCTGCGCGCCATCCAGATCGTCGACACCTTCTTCGTCCCCCGGCCCCTCCAGGAGGCCGCGCTGGAACTCGTGGGCTCGCCCGCCTGGCCGCGCCATCTCCGGTCGGTGTCCGCCGAGCTGAGGGCCCGCCGCGACACGATGACCACCGCGCTCCGGCTCCGTCTGCCCGAACTCGCCCTCCCGCACATCCCGGCGGGCGGCTACCACCTCTGGCTGTGCCTGCCCGACGGCACCGGGGGCACCTCCCGGGCTTTCGGCCCCGGAGGAGAGTCCGCGCTCACCGCGGCGGCCCTGCGCGCGGGCGTCGCCGTCACCCCCGGCCGCCCGTACTTCAGCGCCGAGCCCTCGGCCGCCCACCTGCGGCTGAGCTTCGCGGCGGTCGCGGGCACCGGGGAGATCGCGGAGGGCGTGCGGCGACTGCGTACCGCATGCGACGAGGTGCTGGGACAGGTGGGGCAGGGGCGTCGGCACTTCGGGTGA
- a CDS encoding glycoside hydrolase family 10 protein, which translates to MGRVSRRAFATAALSAVTMMTAASAGQARPGPGPSGAAGGRGAAAGEMRGVWLATVANRDWPSRPGLSADRQRAELIAHLDTAVRNRLNTVILQVRPTADALWPSPYEPWSAYLTGTQGTHPGWDPLGTAVTEAHARGLELHAWFNPYRVAPHTDPTRLAATHPARRNPGWVVPYGGKLHYNPGLPEVRAFVVDAMLDAVRRYPVDAVHFDDYFYPYPVAGQAFDDDAAYDTHGGTFPDRAAWRRDNIDRLVRETAARIREIRPGTRFGISPFGVWRNAATDPLGSDTRAGVQTYDDLHADTRRWVRENWIDYICPQLYWNIGFAAADYAKLLAWWSAVVEGSGTQLYVGEALYKAGDPAQPAPWQDPAELSRHLTLAENHPQVRGHVFFAARELSTDPIGAMARVVADHYGRPATPPR; encoded by the coding sequence ATGGGACGAGTGTCACGCAGGGCGTTCGCGACGGCCGCGCTGTCGGCCGTGACGATGATGACGGCCGCCTCGGCCGGCCAGGCCCGGCCGGGGCCCGGTCCCTCGGGTGCGGCGGGGGGCCGGGGAGCGGCGGCGGGGGAGATGCGGGGCGTGTGGCTGGCGACCGTGGCCAACCGGGACTGGCCGTCGCGTCCGGGACTGAGCGCCGACCGGCAGCGGGCCGAGCTGATCGCCCACCTCGACACCGCCGTCCGCAACCGGCTCAACACCGTGATCCTCCAGGTACGGCCCACGGCCGACGCCCTGTGGCCGTCCCCGTACGAGCCCTGGTCCGCGTACCTCACCGGCACCCAGGGCACGCACCCCGGCTGGGACCCGCTGGGCACCGCCGTCACCGAGGCCCACGCCCGCGGCCTGGAACTGCACGCCTGGTTCAACCCGTACCGGGTCGCCCCGCACACCGACCCCACCCGGCTCGCCGCCACGCACCCGGCCCGCCGGAACCCCGGCTGGGTGGTCCCGTACGGCGGGAAACTCCACTACAACCCCGGGCTGCCCGAGGTCCGCGCCTTCGTCGTGGACGCGATGCTCGACGCGGTACGCCGGTATCCCGTCGACGCGGTCCACTTCGACGACTACTTCTACCCGTACCCCGTGGCGGGGCAGGCCTTCGACGACGACGCCGCCTACGACACCCACGGCGGCACCTTCCCCGACCGGGCGGCCTGGCGGCGGGACAACATCGACCGGCTGGTGCGCGAGACGGCGGCCCGCATCCGGGAGATCCGGCCCGGCACCCGCTTCGGCATCAGCCCCTTCGGGGTGTGGCGCAACGCGGCGACCGACCCTCTCGGCTCGGACACCCGGGCCGGTGTACAGACCTACGACGACCTGCACGCCGACACCCGCCGGTGGGTGCGGGAGAACTGGATCGACTACATCTGTCCGCAGCTCTACTGGAACATCGGCTTCGCCGCCGCCGACTACGCGAAGCTGCTGGCCTGGTGGTCCGCGGTCGTGGAGGGTTCCGGGACACAGCTGTACGTGGGCGAGGCGCTCTACAAGGCGGGTGACCCGGCGCAGCCCGCCCCCTGGCAGGACCCGGCCGAGCTCTCCCGGCACCTCACCCTCGCCGAGAACCATCCGCAGGTGCGCGGGCACGTCTTCTTCGCCGCCCGGGAGCTGAGCACCGATCCGATCGGCGCGATGGCGCGGGTGGTCGCCGACCACTACGGGCGGCCGGCGACACCTCCACGCTGA
- a CDS encoding RNA-guided endonuclease InsQ/TnpB family protein produces MKLVVQIRLLPTPVQAAALEATLRACNEAATWVGEVAFAHGEFKNFALRKLTYEQVKSRWGLGAQAAQHTIKKTCDAYATLRANLTAGRLGRPGSVRHRRATQKPVVFRPLGAQPYDDRMLSWQLAERTVSVWTTGGRMKNVAFTAVPEQLATLARYRRGESDLICRDGRWFLNATCEVPEAPLNTDPVDFLGIDLGVVNIATTSDGKIMAGRGLNRIRARERTLRAKLQRKNTPSARRRLKKRRRKEARRAKDINHKIAKHVVAEAERTGRGIALEDLTGIRERVRLRKPQRATLHSWSFHQLGSFIAYKARRAGVPVVHVDPAYTSRTCAECGRIDQANRVSQARFACRNCGFVDHADRNGSRNIRARAWELWRRGAPSTAPAPPPRQRDGAGRKRSITASDARCASPGL; encoded by the coding sequence GTGAAGCTGGTGGTGCAGATCAGGCTACTGCCGACGCCCGTGCAGGCGGCGGCGCTGGAGGCGACCCTGCGCGCCTGCAACGAGGCCGCCACCTGGGTCGGCGAGGTCGCCTTCGCACACGGAGAGTTCAAGAACTTCGCGCTGCGCAAACTCACCTACGAGCAGGTCAAGTCACGGTGGGGCCTGGGCGCGCAGGCGGCCCAGCACACGATCAAGAAGACCTGCGACGCCTACGCCACCCTGCGGGCGAACCTGACGGCGGGCCGCCTGGGCCGCCCCGGCTCGGTCCGCCACCGCCGGGCCACCCAGAAGCCCGTCGTCTTCCGTCCCCTGGGCGCCCAGCCGTACGACGACCGGATGCTCTCGTGGCAGCTCGCCGAGCGGACGGTGTCGGTGTGGACCACCGGCGGGCGGATGAAAAACGTGGCGTTCACCGCCGTGCCGGAGCAGCTGGCCACCCTCGCCCGGTACCGCAGGGGCGAGTCCGATCTCATCTGCCGGGACGGCAGGTGGTTCCTGAACGCCACCTGCGAGGTCCCCGAGGCACCGCTGAACACCGACCCGGTGGACTTCCTCGGCATCGACCTCGGTGTTGTGAACATCGCCACCACCTCCGACGGCAAGATCATGGCCGGGCGCGGGCTCAACCGGATCCGGGCCCGGGAACGCACGCTGCGGGCCAAGCTGCAGCGGAAGAACACCCCGTCCGCCCGGCGGCGGCTGAAGAAGCGCCGCCGCAAGGAGGCCCGGCGGGCCAAGGACATCAACCACAAGATCGCGAAACATGTGGTGGCCGAGGCGGAACGCACCGGTCGCGGAATCGCCCTGGAAGACCTGACGGGCATCCGCGAGCGGGTACGGCTTCGCAAGCCCCAACGGGCCACCCTGCACTCCTGGTCCTTCCACCAGCTGGGCAGCTTCATCGCGTACAAGGCCCGCCGGGCGGGGGTACCGGTGGTGCACGTCGATCCGGCGTACACCTCCCGTACCTGCGCCGAATGCGGGCGCATCGACCAGGCGAACCGGGTCTCGCAGGCCCGGTTCGCGTGCCGGAACTGCGGATTCGTTGATCACGCAGACCGGAACGGCTCCCGCAACATCCGCGCCAGAGCGTGGGAGTTGTGGCGACGCGGGGCCCCGTCAACGGCCCCCGCCCCGCCCCCGCGCCAGCGGGACGGGGCTGGACGCAAACGCAGCATCACCGCCAGTGATGCCCGTTGTGCAAGCCCAGGACTTTAG
- a CDS encoding DUF6314 family protein → MDEFWPVPHALTYLGGRWRVTRTVRDLASGHLGRFEGTTLFSPLEGGGLLHQESGTFTWQGVPRPAERTLRFLPGPDGTVDVRFADGRPFHDLDLSTGRYVAEHPCAADLYRGEFTVHDEDRWRTLWRVRGPAKDLELDTGYIRAR, encoded by the coding sequence ATGGACGAGTTCTGGCCAGTACCGCACGCGCTCACCTACCTCGGCGGACGCTGGCGGGTGACCCGGACCGTGCGGGACCTCGCGAGCGGCCACCTGGGGCGGTTCGAGGGGACCACCCTTTTCAGCCCACTCGAGGGCGGCGGCCTGCTGCACCAGGAGTCCGGCACCTTCACCTGGCAGGGCGTCCCCCGGCCCGCCGAACGCACCCTGCGCTTCCTCCCCGGTCCCGACGGCACGGTGGACGTGCGGTTCGCGGACGGCCGGCCGTTCCACGACCTGGACCTCTCGACGGGCCGGTACGTCGCCGAGCACCCCTGCGCCGCGGACCTCTACCGGGGCGAGTTCACCGTCCACGACGAGGACCGCTGGCGGACCCTCTGGCGGGTGCGCGGCCCGGCCAAGGACCTGGAGCTGGACACCGGCTACATCCGTGCGCGCTGA
- a CDS encoding DoxX family protein — protein MASSATLSRPAAATTGQDGPAAPARAYDIGLLVLRLVLGLTMAVHGAQKLFGWFGGGGVEGTGMFFESLGYPSPEAFAVVAGLTETLGGLGLALGLFTPLAAAAVAGTMVNAIAVKWGGGFFAPEGVEYELLLTLAAVALALTGPGRIAVDRLLPWLRTHRLAYGGAAVVLGVVVAGVTLLLRH, from the coding sequence ATGGCCAGTTCCGCCACCTTGTCCCGCCCCGCCGCCGCCACGACCGGCCAGGACGGCCCCGCCGCTCCCGCCCGTGCCTACGACATCGGCCTGCTGGTCCTGCGTCTCGTGCTCGGCCTGACCATGGCCGTGCACGGCGCCCAGAAGCTGTTCGGCTGGTTCGGCGGAGGCGGCGTCGAGGGCACCGGGATGTTCTTCGAGTCCCTCGGCTACCCCTCGCCCGAGGCGTTCGCCGTCGTGGCCGGGCTCACCGAGACCCTCGGCGGGCTCGGCCTCGCGCTCGGTCTGTTCACCCCGCTCGCCGCAGCGGCCGTCGCCGGCACGATGGTCAACGCGATCGCCGTGAAGTGGGGCGGCGGCTTCTTCGCCCCGGAGGGCGTGGAGTACGAGCTGCTCCTCACCCTGGCCGCGGTGGCGCTCGCCCTGACCGGCCCCGGCCGGATCGCCGTGGACCGGCTGCTGCCCTGGCTGCGCACGCACCGCCTCGCGTACGGCGGCGCCGCGGTCGTGCTCGGCGTCGTGGTGGCCGGTGTCACCCTGCTGCTGCGCCACTGA
- a CDS encoding alpha/beta hydrolase, producing MPHTAAPTVSWSVEPDRRPGTPLVVALHGRGADEASFAQLAPYLPQEATMAFVRAPLAEGGGYAWFANRGIGRPLPDSLAATAGWLFDWLDTEAAGHTSVSLLGFSGGMAMAGGLLLARPERFAAAVLLSGTLPWDAGLPEEQGRLTGMPVFWGRDTADQVIPADLVTRTGTWLHEDSGARLEERRYPGQGHAIALPELTDASAFLRRAWESEG from the coding sequence ATGCCCCACACCGCCGCCCCCACGGTCAGCTGGTCCGTCGAACCCGACCGCAGGCCCGGCACGCCGCTGGTCGTCGCCCTGCACGGGCGGGGAGCGGACGAGGCGTCGTTCGCACAGCTCGCGCCGTATCTGCCGCAGGAGGCCACGATGGCCTTCGTACGCGCCCCGCTGGCGGAGGGCGGCGGGTACGCGTGGTTCGCCAACCGGGGAATCGGGCGCCCCCTGCCGGACTCCCTCGCGGCCACCGCCGGCTGGCTCTTCGACTGGCTCGACACCGAGGCCGCCGGCCACACGTCGGTCTCACTGCTCGGCTTCTCCGGCGGCATGGCCATGGCAGGCGGCCTGCTGCTCGCCCGCCCGGAGCGGTTCGCCGCCGCCGTCCTCCTGTCCGGCACCCTGCCGTGGGACGCGGGCCTGCCCGAGGAGCAGGGCCGCCTGACCGGGATGCCGGTCTTCTGGGGCCGGGACACCGCGGACCAGGTGATCCCCGCCGACCTCGTCACCCGGACCGGCACCTGGCTCCACGAGGACTCCGGCGCCCGCCTCGAGGAGCGCCGCTACCCGGGCCAGGGTCACGCCATCGCCCTCCCGGAACTGACCGACGCCTCCGCCTTCCTGCGGCGCGCGTGGGAGAGCGAGGGCTGA
- a CDS encoding DUF1918 domain-containing protein yields MRATVGDQLVQHGRVVGQHDKVAEIVEVMGQKGDPPYRVRFEDGHEAVCSPGPDSEIRHRNRQR; encoded by the coding sequence ATGCGCGCAACCGTGGGCGACCAGCTTGTCCAGCACGGCAGGGTGGTCGGTCAGCACGACAAGGTGGCCGAGATCGTCGAAGTGATGGGCCAGAAGGGCGATCCGCCCTATCGGGTCCGCTTCGAGGACGGGCACGAGGCCGTGTGCTCACCCGGCCCCGATTCCGAGATCCGGCACAGGAACCGTCAGCGATAG
- a CDS encoding response regulator transcription factor: MRVLVVEDEVDLAHTLRTGLTAEGYSVDLAHDGRQGLWMARTGEYAFVVLDLMLPGLNGYKVCAQLRREGNATPILVLTAKDGEWDQAEALDTGADDYLAKPFSYMVLVARLRALVRRAATVAPPVLAVGDLSLDVAARVCRRAGTRVDLTPREFAVLELLARRAGQAVSKADLLYHAWPDEAEDPNLVEARISSLRKKMDAAFQRQSLQTVRGTGYRLVDDRERD, translated from the coding sequence ATGCGCGTATTGGTGGTCGAAGACGAGGTGGACCTTGCCCACACCCTGCGCACCGGCCTGACCGCCGAGGGCTACAGCGTCGACCTCGCCCATGACGGCCGGCAGGGACTGTGGATGGCCCGTACCGGCGAATACGCCTTTGTCGTACTGGACTTGATGCTGCCCGGACTCAACGGCTACAAGGTCTGCGCCCAGCTGCGCCGGGAGGGGAACGCGACCCCCATCCTGGTACTCACCGCCAAGGACGGGGAGTGGGATCAGGCGGAGGCCCTGGACACGGGGGCCGACGACTACCTGGCCAAACCCTTCTCCTACATGGTGCTCGTCGCACGGTTGCGGGCCCTGGTCAGACGAGCCGCCACGGTCGCCCCGCCCGTCCTCGCCGTGGGGGACCTCTCGTTGGACGTCGCTGCCCGGGTCTGCCGCCGGGCCGGGACCCGGGTCGACCTCACGCCCAGGGAGTTCGCCGTGCTGGAGCTGCTGGCCCGCCGGGCGGGCCAGGCGGTCTCCAAAGCGGATCTGCTCTACCACGCGTGGCCCGACGAGGCCGAGGATCCCAATCTGGTGGAGGCGCGTATCAGCTCTCTCCGCAAGAAGATGGACGCCGCATTCCAGCGGCAGTCCCTGCAGACCGTACGAGGAACCGGATACCGGCTGGTGGACGACCGTGAACGCGACTGA
- a CDS encoding DMT family transporter, whose protein sequence is MRAESSATTANPIAVRTRRDRAGLGTLQAALGVIAFSLTFPATAWGLEGFGPWSLVAVRCVLAGLIAGGCLLTVGRRAGALETGAAGVPVRLRKGLARWSGVPLPARRHWPGLAVVAVGVVLGFPLLTTLALQTSTTAHAAVVVGLLPLTTAVFSALRVGSRPSRTFWAAASAGAVAVLVFTVRQSGGALTTADLYLFAALLVCAAGYTEGGRLARVMPGWQVIGWALVLCLPFTVPAAAFALAVEPVRLTVHSVAGVLWVAAGSQFLGLVVWYRGMAAIGIPRASQLQLAQPLLTLVWSVLLLGEHLTAAAPLTAAAVLVCIAVTQRARG, encoded by the coding sequence ATGAGAGCAGAGAGTAGCGCTACTACCGCGAACCCGATAGCGGTCCGTACGCGCCGGGACCGCGCCGGCCTCGGGACCCTGCAGGCCGCCCTCGGCGTCATCGCCTTCTCGCTCACCTTCCCGGCCACCGCCTGGGGTTTGGAGGGATTCGGGCCCTGGTCCCTGGTGGCCGTGCGCTGCGTGCTGGCGGGACTGATCGCGGGCGGCTGCCTGCTCACGGTGGGAAGGCGGGCCGGGGCTCTGGAGACGGGAGCGGCAGGTGTTCCTGTGCGCCTCCGGAAGGGCCTGGCGCGGTGGTCAGGTGTGCCACTGCCCGCCCGCCGGCACTGGCCGGGGCTCGCCGTGGTCGCCGTCGGCGTCGTCCTCGGTTTCCCCCTGCTGACCACGCTGGCCCTGCAGACATCGACCACCGCGCACGCGGCCGTCGTGGTCGGGCTGCTCCCGCTCACCACCGCCGTGTTCTCCGCCCTGCGCGTCGGCTCCCGCCCCTCGCGCACCTTCTGGGCGGCCGCTTCGGCGGGTGCCGTCGCGGTGCTGGTCTTCACCGTGCGGCAGAGCGGCGGCGCGCTGACCACGGCCGACCTGTACCTCTTCGCGGCGCTGCTGGTGTGCGCGGCCGGATACACGGAGGGCGGCAGGCTGGCCAGGGTGATGCCGGGATGGCAGGTGATCGGCTGGGCGCTGGTGCTGTGCCTGCCGTTCACCGTGCCCGCCGCCGCCTTCGCGCTGGCCGTCGAGCCGGTGCGGCTGACCGTGCACAGTGTGGCCGGGGTGTTGTGGGTGGCGGCGGGTTCCCAGTTCCTGGGGCTGGTCGTCTGGTACCGGGGCATGGCGGCGATCGGCATCCCCCGGGCCAGCCAGCTGCAGCTGGCCCAGCCGCTGCTCACCCTGGTGTGGTCGGTGCTGCTCCTGGGCGAGCATCTGACGGCGGCGGCCCCGCTGACGGCGGCTGCCGTGCTGGTGTGCATCGCCGTCACCCAGCGGGCGCGCGGCTGA
- a CDS encoding histidine phosphatase family protein, producing the protein MALRVTFVAAAGSSSRLNERFEDDRPLDQAGWSEVQRVAPELLPLAAADLRYCSPNPRSRATGDGLGYAPLVQLALRDCDMGRWRGLTLGEAMAREPEAVDAWLADPRATVHGGESLLDFITRVGGWLDTRPLEENFRVVAVAEPSVIRAALVYALKAPPATYWNIDVRALSRVSVTGQAGRWSLRIEGVSPQRARM; encoded by the coding sequence ATGGCACTTCGGGTCACGTTCGTTGCCGCGGCGGGGAGCTCCTCGCGGCTGAACGAGCGTTTCGAGGACGACCGGCCACTCGACCAGGCCGGGTGGAGCGAGGTGCAGCGCGTCGCCCCTGAGCTGCTGCCACTCGCCGCGGCCGACCTGCGCTACTGCTCGCCGAACCCGCGCAGCCGTGCCACCGGGGACGGGCTCGGCTATGCCCCGCTGGTCCAGCTCGCCCTGCGCGACTGCGACATGGGACGCTGGCGCGGGCTGACCCTGGGCGAGGCGATGGCCCGGGAGCCGGAGGCCGTGGACGCCTGGCTCGCCGACCCGCGGGCCACCGTGCACGGCGGGGAATCGCTGCTGGACTTCATCACCCGCGTGGGCGGCTGGCTGGACACCCGGCCGCTGGAGGAGAACTTCCGGGTCGTCGCGGTGGCCGAACCCTCCGTGATCCGCGCCGCGCTGGTGTACGCGCTGAAGGCACCGCCCGCGACCTACTGGAACATCGACGTCCGCGCGCTGTCGCGGGTCAGCGTCACCGGGCAGGCGGGCCGCTGGAGCCTGCGCATCGAAGGTGTCTCCCCTCAGCGCGCACGGATGTAG